In Erpetoichthys calabaricus chromosome 4, fErpCal1.3, whole genome shotgun sequence, one genomic interval encodes:
- the naa50 gene encoding N-alpha-acetyltransferase 50 isoform X1 has product MKGSRIELGDVTPHNIKQLKRLNQVIFPVSYNDKFYKDVLEVGELAKLAYFNDIAVGAVCCRVDHSQNQKRLYIMTLGCLAPYRRLGIGTKMLNHVLNICEKEGTFDNIYLHVQISNESAIDFYRKFGFEIIETKKNYYKRIEPADAHVLQKNLKSSSPGQSPIVQKAE; this is encoded by the exons TAGCCGGATTGAGCTGGGAGATGTGACACCacacaacattaaacagctgaaACGGTTGAACCAGGTCATCTTTCCCGTCAGCTACAATGATAAATTCTACAAAGATGTGCTAGAGGTTGGAGAGCTTGCTAAACTTG CATACTTCAATGACATAGCAGTGGGTGCAGTTTGCTGTAGAGTGGATCACTCTCAAAATCAGAAGAGGCTTTATATCATGACCCTAGGGTGCCTGGCTCCATACCGTCGACTTGGAATAG gGACAAAAATGTTGAACCATGTTTTAAACATATGTGAAAAAGAAGGTACCTTTGATAACATCTATTT gcATGTTCAGATCAGCAATGAATCTGCCATCGATTTTTACAGgaagtttggatttgaaattatagaaacaaaaaagaattattataagagaATAGAACCAGCGGATGCACATGTGCTTCAGAAAAATCTCAAAAGCTCCTCCCCTGGTCAGAGCCCCATTGTCCAGAAAGCTGAATAA
- the naa50 gene encoding N-alpha-acetyltransferase 50 isoform X2 — MKGRIELGDVTPHNIKQLKRLNQVIFPVSYNDKFYKDVLEVGELAKLAYFNDIAVGAVCCRVDHSQNQKRLYIMTLGCLAPYRRLGIGTKMLNHVLNICEKEGTFDNIYLHVQISNESAIDFYRKFGFEIIETKKNYYKRIEPADAHVLQKNLKSSSPGQSPIVQKAE; from the exons CCGGATTGAGCTGGGAGATGTGACACCacacaacattaaacagctgaaACGGTTGAACCAGGTCATCTTTCCCGTCAGCTACAATGATAAATTCTACAAAGATGTGCTAGAGGTTGGAGAGCTTGCTAAACTTG CATACTTCAATGACATAGCAGTGGGTGCAGTTTGCTGTAGAGTGGATCACTCTCAAAATCAGAAGAGGCTTTATATCATGACCCTAGGGTGCCTGGCTCCATACCGTCGACTTGGAATAG gGACAAAAATGTTGAACCATGTTTTAAACATATGTGAAAAAGAAGGTACCTTTGATAACATCTATTT gcATGTTCAGATCAGCAATGAATCTGCCATCGATTTTTACAGgaagtttggatttgaaattatagaaacaaaaaagaattattataagagaATAGAACCAGCGGATGCACATGTGCTTCAGAAAAATCTCAAAAGCTCCTCCCCTGGTCAGAGCCCCATTGTCCAGAAAGCTGAATAA